DNA from Campylobacter sp. RM5004:
AAATCCAAGTGTTAGAAAAAGTGTTTTAGAAAAAGGCTTCGCAAAAGCTCCTAAAAACTTAAGAGGTAAAGAAGAATTTGTAGAGATTAGCTGGGAAAAAGCTTACGAATTAGTAGCTAATGAATTAAAAAGAGTTTATAAAGAATACGGAAGTAATGCAATATATGGCGGCTCTTACGGATGGTTTTGTGTAGGTAGTGTAAATAACCCACAAAGCTTACTTGGAAGAATGCTAAATATCGCAGGAGGTTGCACTACTAGAACTCTTACTTATTCAACCCACTGCATTCGTGCAATTACTCCTTATATTAGTGGGGTTGATGAATCAAGTGCTAAACAAACTTCATGGGATAATGTTTTAGAACATTCAAAAGTTATTGTTTTATGGTCTAACGATATGATTAATACTAATCAAATTGCTTGGGGTGTTCCATTACATGAATCATACGAATATTTAGAAAAATTACAAGCTTTAGTAAAAGCAAATAAAATTAAAGTTATAAATATTGACCCAGTTTATAATGATACAGCTAGATACCTTGGGGCTGAGCAAGTATTTATAAATCCTACAACTGACGTTGCAATGGTTGAAGCAATGTGCTATCACTTAATTAAAAATAATCTTCATGATGAAAAATTCCTTAAAAAATACACAGTAGGATTTGCAAAATTAAAAGAAAGATTATTTGATGAAAAAAACCCTAAAACTCCTGAATTAGCAGAAAAAATCACAGGAGTAAGTGCTGCTAAGATTAAAGAATTAGCTGAATTAATGGCAAAAAATAGAACAATGATTATGGCTGGTTGGGGTTTCCAAAGAGCTCATCACGGAGAGCAAACTCATTGGGCTATGATTACTCTAGCATCAGTTTTAGGACAAATTGGACTTGATGGTGGTGGATATGGCTTTAGCTATCATTATTCAGATGGTGGGGTTCCAACTCCAGGTGCAGTTACAGGAAATGCAAATAGTGGAAATATTGAAGACAAGGCGAATAATTTTAGTGGTTTCCCTGGACTTGCAGGAATTAGCACAAAGACTTCAGTAAAAGGTGAGTGGAGTGATAGAGAAAACGAAGTAATTCCTGTTTCAAGAATTGTAGATATGCTTGAAAATCCTAATAAAGAATATATATTTGATGGAAAAGTAAAAACATTCCCATTAATTAAATCAATTTATTGGGCGGGCGGAAATCCTATGCATCATCACCAAGATAGAAACAGACAGCTTAAAGCATTTGCTAAGGTTGATAGCTTTATCGTTCAAGATTGTTTTTGGACTGCTAGTGCAAGACATGCTGATTTAGTTTTACCTGCTACAACTGAAATTGAAAGAAACGATATTACAAAAGCACACACAAATAAATATATTTTCGCAATGAAAGAGTGTGTAAAACCTATGTATAATTCAAAAAATGATTATGATATTTTCTGCGGAATTATTAAGCATTTTGGCGAAGAAAAATATCAAGCATTTACAGAAGGTAGGAGCGCTGATGAATGGATTAAGTATTTTTACGAGCAATCAAGAACCAAAGCAGCTGCAAGTGGCTTAAATATGCCAAGTTTTGAAGAATTTTGGAAAGTTGGCTATGTAGAATTTAAAGCTCCTGAAGAAGCAAAAAATTTCGTAAAAATGAAAGATTTTAGAGATGACCCTATTACAAATCGTTTAGGAACTCCAAGTGGTAAGATCGAGATATTCTCTAAAAAAATAGAAAAATATAATTTAGATGATTGTCAAGGTTTAGTTCAATTCTATGAACCAGCAGAGTATTTAGGCAATGCTAAAAAATATAAATTAAATATGGTTACACCACATCCAAAATATCGCTTACACTCACAACTTAACAATACAATAGTAAGAGATTTTGAAGAAGTTGATGGTAAAGAAGCTTTATGGATGAATCCAGTTGATGCAAAAGCTCGTGGTATTAAAAATGGCGATATTGTTAGAATTTATAATGATAGGGGCGAGATTTTAGGTGGTGTTTTAGTAACTCCTTATGTTAAACCTGGTGTAATTAGAATGCAAGAAGGCTCATGGTATAACCCTGATAAAAAAGGCTTATGCTTACACGGAGATGTGAATGTGCTTATAGCTGATATTCCTAGCTCTAAGCTTGCATGCGGTAACCAAGCTACTGCTTTAGTAGAAGTTGAAAAATATACTAAAGATATACCAGCATTAGATTTATTTAGACAACCAAAATTTAAAGCATAATTTAAACTCACTGCTTTTTAGCAGTGAGTAATTTTTATAAAGGAAATGAATGAAAAAATTAATAATTATGAGTTTAGTTGCAAGCTCGCTTTTAGCAAATACTTATGTAATGCAAAACTCATCAATAAGTCAAAAAAATAAAGAAATAGGAACAATAATCATCGGAACAAAAGTTGATATTGTTAAAAAAGATAATAAAAATAGTGAAATAAAGCTTAAAGGCTATCGTCCTAAAGGTGGAAAAATTATTTATGATACCTTAGGAGTTTTATCATCTAGCGTAAATCTTAATGATGCAAAAGTTGCTAAGGTTTTAGGAGTAGAAACTGACGAATACGAAAACGAGTGGGAAGTAGTAGAATTAATTGCAAGTATTGATAATGCTAATTTAGGTGAAAAAGATGTGATAAATGAAGGTAAAGAGCTTTTTGAAGAACGCTGTGGCACCTGCCATGCCCTGCATCCTTATGATGAATTTAGCAAAAACGTATGGCCAAGCACAATAAAATCAATGCAAGATAATGCAAGTTTAGATGAAAATGAATATTATCAAATGGTAAAATACTTACAAAGAGTTGCTCCTGGCGATGAATAAAAATTAAGGAATTTGAAATAGGAATTAGTTTGAAAACTAAATTCCGAATTCAAATTCTTTTTGATTTTTTATAAAAAATACACAAAATAAAAAGAATTTAAAATAGGAAATATAAATTACAAAGAGCTATTATAATTAAGCTATGCAAAGTAATTTTAAGTTTATGTTAATTATCGTATCTTTAGGCTCATTTTTAAGCACTTTAGCAATGAATCAAATCCTACCTTTGTTACCTTTTATAATGCAAGAATACGGAGTTAGCAAAGACAAAATTAGTCTTTATAGTGGCTTAGCCTACGCAGGTAGCACACTTATGATGGCACTATTTGCACCTATTTGGGGAATATTAGCTGATAAATATGGTCGCAAAAAAATGCTACTTCGTGCAAGTCTTGGAATGGGATTATGTTTATTAGTTAGTGTATTTTTAAAAACAGCAGAATCATTTATAATCTTAAGATTTATAATGGGCTTTTTCTCAGGCTTTAATTCAGCTTGCATAGCCTTAATAGCAGTTAGTGCTCCTAAAGATGAAGTTAATTATTCTTTAGCAAAACTAAGCTCATCTCAAATTACAGGCTCACTGCTTGGACCTTTGTTTGGTGGGGTTTTAATGCACTTTTTTGATTTTAGAGTGCAGTTTGCAATATCTGGATTTTTATTAATTAGCATATTTTTACTTATATTATTTTTTGTAAAAGAAGAATTTAGCCCTATTAAAAAAGAAGAAAAAATAAGCCTTGATCGTAATTTATATTTTTTCGTAATTATTTTATGTATAGCTTCATTTTTGGTTCAATATTCTCAAACTTTCATAGGTCCAATAATCGGACTTTTTGTATCAAATTTGGTTGAAAATAAAGAACTTGCAACTGGATTTTGCTTTAGCCTTGCAGGAATTGCAAGTGCAATATTTGCTCCAAGGCTTTCAAAATTAGCAAAAATCTATGGAGAAATCAATCTTATTTTAATAAGTGTTTTTTGCTTATTAATTTGCTTAATTTTACATTATTTTACTTGTAATAATTATA
Protein-coding regions in this window:
- a CDS encoding molybdopterin-dependent oxidoreductase encodes the protein MEKLSRRSFLKGAAGVAASASSLGAVDFVGFDAMPKTDKSLISASHFGAYHPVIRSEKAEGFEAFKGDVKPTSLMNGVIHRVYAQDRIKNPSVRKSVLEKGFAKAPKNLRGKEEFVEISWEKAYELVANELKRVYKEYGSNAIYGGSYGWFCVGSVNNPQSLLGRMLNIAGGCTTRTLTYSTHCIRAITPYISGVDESSAKQTSWDNVLEHSKVIVLWSNDMINTNQIAWGVPLHESYEYLEKLQALVKANKIKVINIDPVYNDTARYLGAEQVFINPTTDVAMVEAMCYHLIKNNLHDEKFLKKYTVGFAKLKERLFDEKNPKTPELAEKITGVSAAKIKELAELMAKNRTMIMAGWGFQRAHHGEQTHWAMITLASVLGQIGLDGGGYGFSYHYSDGGVPTPGAVTGNANSGNIEDKANNFSGFPGLAGISTKTSVKGEWSDRENEVIPVSRIVDMLENPNKEYIFDGKVKTFPLIKSIYWAGGNPMHHHQDRNRQLKAFAKVDSFIVQDCFWTASARHADLVLPATTEIERNDITKAHTNKYIFAMKECVKPMYNSKNDYDIFCGIIKHFGEEKYQAFTEGRSADEWIKYFYEQSRTKAAASGLNMPSFEEFWKVGYVEFKAPEEAKNFVKMKDFRDDPITNRLGTPSGKIEIFSKKIEKYNLDDCQGLVQFYEPAEYLGNAKKYKLNMVTPHPKYRLHSQLNNTIVRDFEEVDGKEALWMNPVDAKARGIKNGDIVRIYNDRGEILGGVLVTPYVKPGVIRMQEGSWYNPDKKGLCLHGDVNVLIADIPSSKLACGNQATALVEVEKYTKDIPALDLFRQPKFKA
- a CDS encoding MFS transporter; the protein is MLIIVSLGSFLSTLAMNQILPLLPFIMQEYGVSKDKISLYSGLAYAGSTLMMALFAPIWGILADKYGRKKMLLRASLGMGLCLLVSVFLKTAESFIILRFIMGFFSGFNSACIALIAVSAPKDEVNYSLAKLSSSQITGSLLGPLFGGVLMHFFDFRVQFAISGFLLISIFLLILFFVKEEFSPIKKEEKISLDRNLYFFVIILCIASFLVQYSQTFIGPIIGLFVSNLVENKELATGFCFSLAGIASAIFAPRLSKLAKIYGEINLILISVFCLLICLILHYFTCNNYILFCITRFITGISFCSIMPSIYSLIRKNIPKQINSRIFGINQSFFGIGAFLGSLSGGYFYNIYEAKVFFICSAFMFACLLLIYFYKKTKS